The window TTACTGATCAGCGCGGTTGTTGCCGTTTTAGTAGTGTTGCTGATTACCTACTTCATTTTTGCCGACGGATTTCCTGTAATGCAAAAATATGGTCTTACCCATTTTATTGCCAACAGTGATTGGCATCCTTTGGACAAACATTTCGGCCTGCTGTCTATGATTGTGGGTTCCTTCCTGGTCACTTTCGGAGCGCTTCTTTTGGGCGTGCCGCTAAGTGTAGGCTGTGCCATTTTCCTGGCGGAAATTGCTCCCAAGGGGGTTACCCGGATTGTCCGACCGGCCATTGAGCTGCTGGCAGGCATTCCGTCCGTGGTCTATGGATTTTACGGTTTGATCATCCTGGTTCCTTTAATTCGAGAAATATTCGGGGGCAGGGGTTTCAGCATATTAGGCGGTTCCATCGTTTTAGCCATTATGATTCTGCCAACGGTGATTAATATATCGGAAGACGCCATCAGGGCCGTACCCCGGGAATATAAGGAAGGTTCCCTGGCCCTGGGCGCTACCCACTGGCAAACCATAAAAAAAGTGATCGTACCCAGTGCCCGTTCAGGTATTCTTACAGCCATTGTGCTGGGGATGGGACGGGCCATCGGTGAAACCATGGCGGTTATCATGGTAGTGGGCAATGTTGCTTCTCTGCCCAAAGGCATCCTTGAACCGGTTAGAACTTTAACCGGCAACATCGCCATTGAAATGGGTTATGCTGCCGGGGAACATTCTCAGGCTTTGTTTGCCACCGGGATTGTATTATTTGTGATTATTATGATTTTAAACTTTATGGTGATGCTGGTACCTAAAAGGATCGGTGAATAACATGCAAAAAGTTCGGTCAGCGGTATATCTGGAAGAAAAGATTGCCCGCATATGTCTATGGGCGTCTGTTATGATCACGGTTGGAGCCCTTATGGCCATTATTTTTCATATTTTACAGCACGGTCTGGCGCACGTTAACTGGTCCTTTCTAACAGAACATCCGGAGCGTATGGGAAAGGAAGGGGGAATTTTCCCTGCCATTGTCAGCACGGTATATTTAATCGGCATCTCCCTGGCCATCGCCACGCCCATCGGTATTATGGCCGCCATTCAACTGACGGAATATACTAAAAAAGGCCCCTTGGTCAAGGTGATCCGTTTTGCCACCGAGACCCTGGCAGGAATTCCTTCTATTATTTTTGGATTATTTGGTTTTGCTTTTTTGGTTTTGTTTATGGGATTTTCCTGGTCTCTGTTGTCAGGGGGGCTTACGCTTGCTTTCATGGTTCTTCCCACCATCGTTCGCACCAGTGAAGAGGCCATTAAAAGCGTTCCTGCCAGTTACCGGGAAGGAAGTATGGCTTTAGGGGCTACCAAATGGCAGACCGTTTGGAAGATTGTACTGCCCTCGGCTTTGCCCGGTATTGTTACCGGAGTAATCCTCAGTATTGGCAGGGTGGTTGGTGAAACCGCTGCGGTTATTTTAACGGCCGGCAGTTCCCTGAATGTGCCCACATCCATTATGGACCCCGGGCGAAGCATGTCCGTTCACCTGTATATCCTGGCCATGGAGGGAATATCTATGGAAAAGGCCTATGCCACAGCTACGGTGTTAATTATTTTAATCTTTATCATTAATATGCTGGCTACCCGAATCATGAAAAAAATGAGTTCAAATCTGGCTGCCTAAATCAAGGTCCTCAAGGACCTTGATTTATTTTTTATTAAAAGGACGTAAACAAAACCCTCATTGTCCAAGGACATGAACCAGAGGTTTTTTTTGATATGTTTTGGTTTAATGGTGGTGGACAAGATTGCCAACCTTACCGTAAAATAATGGAAGGAATTAAAGGGGGGTTGGTCATGTCACCAAACAGAAGACCACTTAAAAAGGAATTTGACGCTACTAACATGACCGTTTACTTCGGATCTGCTCTTTTTACCAGTGGAATAACCGGAATTCCTAACCTGTTTTTAAAATATTACCGGGAAGTTGGAATTACCGATGCTGAAATGATGCTGATTATTCAGTTGCTTAGGTTCCGCAATGAGGAGCAGCAACTGATGCCCGGCACGGAAGCGCTGGCCGGCTGCCTGGCAGCGGATCCGCTGCTCATAGAGAGGCAAATTAAGAGCCTGCTGGATAAAAAAATCATTGGCATTACCAACTATTACAATCACAGCGACGGTTCCATTGTCCAGGGATACGATTTTGAACCGCTGGTTTTTGAGCTTTCGGAGGTCTGGGCCTTA is drawn from Desulforamulus ruminis DSM 2154 and contains these coding sequences:
- the pstA gene encoding phosphate ABC transporter permease PstA translates to MQKVRSAVYLEEKIARICLWASVMITVGALMAIIFHILQHGLAHVNWSFLTEHPERMGKEGGIFPAIVSTVYLIGISLAIATPIGIMAAIQLTEYTKKGPLVKVIRFATETLAGIPSIIFGLFGFAFLVLFMGFSWSLLSGGLTLAFMVLPTIVRTSEEAIKSVPASYREGSMALGATKWQTVWKIVLPSALPGIVTGVILSIGRVVGETAAVILTAGSSLNVPTSIMDPGRSMSVHLYILAMEGISMEKAYATATVLIILIFIINMLATRIMKKMSSNLAA
- the pstC gene encoding phosphate ABC transporter permease subunit PstC gives rise to the protein MKKIHEAIIEKFLLISAVVAVLVVLLITYFIFADGFPVMQKYGLTHFIANSDWHPLDKHFGLLSMIVGSFLVTFGALLLGVPLSVGCAIFLAEIAPKGVTRIVRPAIELLAGIPSVVYGFYGLIILVPLIREIFGGRGFSILGGSIVLAIMILPTVINISEDAIRAVPREYKEGSLALGATHWQTIKKVIVPSARSGILTAIVLGMGRAIGETMAVIMVVGNVASLPKGILEPVRTLTGNIAIEMGYAAGEHSQALFATGIVLFVIIMILNFMVMLVPKRIGE